One part of the Bacteroidia bacterium genome encodes these proteins:
- a CDS encoding VCBS repeat-containing protein: MKRSIQVTIWALLLGSLSLGFIFTTPQFSFPNLTKGPVFEKIPASESGITFNNRVIADVATKENLFDFDFFYNGAGLGIADLNNDGLQDIFFAANQKDNALYLNRGKLKFEDISTSAGINDNKSWSNGVSFADVNQDGFLDIYVCQGGPKGDVNNGIERRNLLYINQGDMTFVEQALEYGLADEGISTQSVFFDFDKDGDLDCFVGNENWLFGTDPVSFKRLLEQRPELLRKSSSHLYRNDGGKFTDITKEAGLLRGSYALGVIASDLNQDGWIDLYISNDYYVPDFVFINQQDGTFKDENKDRLNHSSFYGMGVDIADLNNDGHQEIFVLDMASSDHFRSKTLMRSMSVDNFRLLVDELDLPYQYMFNSLQLNLGNGKYQNINHFAGTAKTDWSWAGLMADYDNDGYKDIYVTNGYRRYALDNDFQSKVYQAKVNYNGDVPLSIKKELYQQMPTEKLSNFLYRNDHKLHFEDVAKDWGVSDPAYSNGAAYADLDNDGDLELVVNNIDGQAFLYKNISREKKHGNFLSVETHAEAKNSEPFARVYAKVKGQTLVVETNRVRGYLSAVPPIAHFGLGNARLIDTLRIEWPSGKFEERYRVKANSKITFSEAEARQPEGRADYAASGRMEKTKLSEIGLNFKHRENAYDDFAKEILLPYGQSTLGPYMSKADVNGDKLDDLYIGGAMGQSAALYLQGAEGFEMSDQGSFAQDAHFEDMESLFEDFDGDGDLDLFVVSGGNAEEASSEAYADRLYLNDGKGNFKRSLGHDFDEEKYSGKALAAIDFDKDGDMDIVVGNRINPQRYPQAAPSKLYKNEGGKFVDASLEIAPMLSDLGIINQVLATDFDGDGWEDLILAGEWTAIHLLKNNKGSFVNISENTELAAQKGWWFSITETDVNKDGKPDYLIGNVGLNSKFKTSHEKPFKVFANDFDSNGTLDIVLSYKNEAEGDYLPVRGRECSSQQMPFVAEKFPTYNAFAKATLDDIYGDELKDAFEYEVTTFASIILVNQGGGKFKIQQLPKEAQLFPIFSSEKLDYNKDGYEDLMLTGNIYNTEVETPRLDAGSGLILLSDQSGNYTSVSPEKSGLHIDGNAKDLIKVQMLNGETHFIVSRNNSSLQGFKLK, encoded by the coding sequence ATGAAGCGCAGCATTCAGGTTACAATTTGGGCACTTCTTCTCGGAAGCCTGAGCCTTGGATTCATCTTTACCACTCCTCAGTTCTCCTTTCCCAATCTGACGAAAGGGCCTGTTTTTGAAAAAATCCCTGCCAGCGAGAGCGGCATCACATTCAATAATCGGGTTATAGCTGATGTAGCTACGAAGGAAAATCTATTTGATTTCGATTTCTTTTACAATGGTGCAGGATTAGGAATTGCAGACCTCAACAATGATGGCCTGCAGGATATCTTCTTTGCCGCCAACCAAAAGGATAATGCCCTTTACCTCAATAGAGGCAAACTCAAATTTGAAGACATCAGTACCTCTGCCGGCATCAATGACAATAAATCCTGGTCAAATGGGGTCAGTTTTGCCGATGTGAATCAGGACGGCTTTCTGGACATTTATGTGTGTCAGGGAGGACCAAAAGGGGATGTTAATAATGGAATAGAAAGAAGGAACCTCCTCTACATCAACCAGGGAGACATGACTTTTGTCGAGCAAGCCCTGGAGTATGGTCTGGCAGATGAAGGAATCAGCACCCAAAGTGTTTTCTTTGATTTTGATAAAGATGGAGACCTTGACTGCTTTGTAGGAAATGAGAACTGGCTATTTGGAACCGATCCGGTTTCATTCAAACGCCTGCTCGAACAAAGACCTGAACTTCTCCGCAAAAGTTCTTCTCACCTCTACAGAAATGATGGGGGGAAATTCACGGATATCACAAAAGAAGCGGGACTCTTACGCGGGAGTTATGCCCTGGGAGTCATAGCTTCTGATCTCAATCAGGATGGTTGGATAGATCTGTATATCAGCAATGACTACTATGTGCCGGATTTTGTCTTTATCAACCAGCAAGATGGCACCTTCAAAGATGAGAATAAAGACCGCTTGAATCATAGCTCATTCTATGGGATGGGTGTTGACATTGCCGACCTCAACAATGATGGGCATCAGGAAATTTTTGTACTGGATATGGCTTCCAGTGATCATTTTCGTTCCAAGACCCTGATGCGTTCGATGAGCGTAGATAATTTTCGTTTACTGGTCGATGAACTTGACCTCCCCTATCAGTATATGTTCAACAGCCTACAGTTGAACCTCGGCAATGGCAAATACCAAAACATCAATCATTTTGCAGGTACCGCCAAAACAGACTGGAGCTGGGCAGGTTTGATGGCTGACTATGACAATGATGGCTATAAGGATATTTATGTAACCAATGGCTATAGACGGTATGCCCTGGACAATGATTTTCAGAGCAAAGTTTATCAAGCTAAGGTAAACTACAATGGAGATGTTCCACTATCGATCAAGAAGGAACTCTACCAGCAAATGCCTACAGAGAAACTTAGCAATTTCCTGTATCGAAATGACCACAAACTTCATTTCGAAGATGTAGCCAAAGACTGGGGAGTTTCAGATCCCGCTTATTCAAATGGAGCGGCCTATGCCGATTTGGATAATGATGGAGATTTGGAATTGGTGGTGAATAATATTGACGGGCAGGCTTTCCTCTATAAAAATATCAGTCGCGAGAAAAAACACGGCAATTTTCTTTCTGTTGAAACCCATGCCGAAGCTAAAAACTCTGAGCCATTTGCCAGGGTCTATGCAAAAGTAAAAGGACAAACTCTGGTAGTCGAAACCAATCGAGTAAGAGGCTATCTCTCTGCAGTGCCTCCCATCGCTCATTTTGGGCTGGGAAATGCCAGGCTTATCGATACCCTGCGAATCGAATGGCCCTCTGGTAAATTTGAGGAAAGATATCGGGTAAAGGCTAATAGTAAAATTACATTTTCAGAAGCTGAAGCGCGGCAGCCAGAAGGTCGGGCTGATTATGCCGCATCTGGCCGGATGGAAAAAACCAAGCTTTCAGAAATAGGGCTGAATTTCAAGCACAGGGAAAATGCCTATGATGACTTTGCGAAAGAGATTCTTCTTCCCTATGGTCAATCTACCCTGGGACCCTATATGTCCAAAGCCGATGTAAATGGAGATAAACTGGATGATTTATATATCGGAGGTGCTATGGGACAAAGTGCTGCTCTTTATTTACAGGGAGCTGAAGGCTTTGAAATGAGTGATCAGGGGAGTTTTGCCCAGGATGCTCATTTTGAAGATATGGAATCCCTTTTCGAGGATTTTGACGGAGATGGAGATCTGGATCTGTTTGTTGTAAGTGGGGGAAATGCTGAAGAAGCTTCCAGTGAGGCCTATGCGGACAGATTGTACCTCAATGATGGGAAGGGAAATTTCAAGAGGAGTTTGGGACATGATTTTGACGAGGAAAAGTATAGTGGAAAAGCACTCGCCGCCATCGATTTTGACAAAGATGGTGATATGGATATAGTTGTTGGCAATCGCATAAATCCCCAAAGGTACCCACAGGCAGCCCCTTCAAAGCTGTATAAAAATGAAGGAGGAAAATTTGTAGATGCGAGTCTGGAAATTGCGCCAATGCTCAGTGATTTGGGCATTATCAATCAGGTGCTTGCTACGGACTTTGATGGAGATGGATGGGAAGATCTTATTTTGGCAGGGGAATGGACAGCTATCCACTTGCTGAAAAACAACAAAGGTTCTTTTGTTAATATATCCGAAAACACCGAACTAGCCGCCCAAAAAGGTTGGTGGTTTAGCATAACTGAAACGGATGTAAATAAAGACGGCAAGCCTGATTACCTCATAGGAAATGTAGGCCTAAACTCAAAGTTCAAAACCAGCCATGAAAAGCCATTCAAAGTCTTTGCCAATGATTTCGATTCCAATGGTACCCTGGATATCGTTTTGAGTTATAAAAATGAAGCTGAGGGAGATTATCTACCAGTTCGTGGACGAGAGTGTTCCAGTCAGCAAATGCCCTTCGTAGCGGAGAAATTCCCTACCTACAATGCTTTCGCCAAAGCTACTCTGGATGACATCTATGGAGATGAACTTAAAGATGCCTTCGAATATGAGGTCACGACCTTTGCATCCATTATCTTGGTCAATCAGGGAGGGGGAAAGTTCAAGATTCAGCAATTGCCCAAAGAAGCCCAATTGTTCCCCATTTTCTCCAGCGAAAAACTGGACTATAATAAGGATGGATATGAGGACTTGATGCTGACAGGAAACATATACAATACAGAAGTAGAAACGCCTCGCCTTGATGCAGGAAGCGGACTCATTTTGCTCTCTGACCAATCTGGCAATTATACCTCCGTTAGCCCTGAAAAAAGTGGCCTGCATATCGATGGGAATGCAAAGGATCTGATTAAAGTACAAATGCTTAATGGAGAGACTCATTTCATCGTAAGTAGAAATAATAGTTCTCTTCAGGGCTTTAAGTTGAAATAG
- a CDS encoding sulfatase, which translates to MKKNWLLFTLVFLFACTQKEDAQKDFRPNILFIMSDDHTSQAWGVYGGILDEYVKNDHIKRLVKEGALLNRVYCTNSICVPSRGSILSGQYSHQNGIYTLSDALDPAQDNIAKNLKSSGYETAIIGKWHLKKKPSGFDHFSVLPGQGRYHNPILKEETDWEEGGKVYEGFSSDVIGDLSIEWLKNRKSEKPFMLMTHFKATHEPFDYPERYKDLYNDVEFPEPPSLYDFSPTTNGRSFIGQKLWILGERWENDSRKAADKQRYPGMPFSLEGLDSLAARKKIYQKFVGDFLKSGAAIDDNIGKLLDYLAESGLAENTVVIYTADQGYFMGEHGFFDKRMIYEEALQMPFVIRYPKEIPAGTTVDDIILNIDFPALFADYAGIPKAESIKGRSFRKNLQGKQVDDWRKDMYYRYWLHREERPAHFGLRTENYKLAFFYGQALDMTGAIQKPTPPAWEFYDLIADPGENRNAFDDPAYQEKIAELKQRLLTLREEWGDTDEKYPELQALIDKHW; encoded by the coding sequence ATGAAAAAGAACTGGCTACTATTCACCTTAGTCTTCCTTTTTGCCTGTACTCAGAAAGAAGATGCGCAAAAGGATTTCAGGCCCAATATCCTCTTTATCATGTCCGATGACCATACTTCTCAGGCATGGGGAGTTTATGGAGGAATTCTGGATGAATATGTAAAAAATGATCATATCAAAAGATTGGTCAAAGAGGGTGCATTACTCAATCGGGTCTATTGTACCAATTCCATTTGTGTACCCAGTAGAGGAAGTATACTAAGCGGACAATACAGTCATCAAAATGGAATTTATACCCTCTCTGATGCCCTCGATCCAGCACAGGATAATATTGCCAAAAACCTCAAATCCTCAGGTTATGAAACAGCTATCATAGGAAAATGGCATTTGAAAAAGAAACCCTCAGGTTTTGATCACTTTAGTGTCTTACCCGGCCAGGGAAGGTACCACAATCCTATTTTAAAAGAAGAAACAGATTGGGAAGAAGGAGGCAAAGTCTATGAGGGTTTCTCTTCGGATGTAATCGGAGACCTTTCTATTGAATGGTTGAAAAATAGAAAATCCGAAAAGCCGTTCATGTTGATGACCCATTTCAAAGCTACCCACGAACCCTTTGACTATCCGGAACGATACAAAGACTTATATAATGACGTAGAATTTCCTGAACCTCCCTCTCTCTATGATTTTAGTCCTACAACTAATGGAAGATCTTTTATCGGACAAAAACTCTGGATTTTAGGCGAAAGATGGGAAAATGATTCGAGGAAAGCTGCGGATAAACAACGATATCCGGGTATGCCCTTCAGCCTGGAAGGCCTGGATTCATTGGCCGCAAGAAAAAAGATTTATCAAAAGTTTGTGGGGGATTTCCTCAAATCGGGAGCGGCTATTGATGATAATATAGGTAAACTGCTGGATTATTTAGCAGAAAGTGGTTTGGCAGAAAATACCGTTGTGATCTATACGGCTGATCAGGGATATTTTATGGGGGAACATGGCTTTTTTGACAAACGAATGATTTACGAAGAAGCTCTGCAAATGCCCTTCGTCATCCGTTATCCTAAAGAAATCCCTGCCGGAACTACTGTCGATGATATCATTCTGAATATAGATTTTCCAGCTCTTTTTGCGGATTATGCAGGTATCCCAAAAGCTGAAAGTATAAAAGGAAGAAGCTTTAGAAAAAATCTCCAGGGAAAACAAGTGGATGACTGGAGAAAGGATATGTACTATCGCTATTGGCTGCATCGGGAAGAACGCCCTGCACATTTCGGTCTACGCACAGAAAATTATAAACTGGCCTTTTTCTATGGACAAGCACTTGATATGACAGGCGCTATCCAAAAACCCACTCCCCCAGCCTGGGAATTTTATGACCTCATAGCTGATCCTGGAGAAAACCGAAACGCTTTCGACGACCCCGCTTATCAGGAGAAAATAGCCGAATTGAAGCAGAGACTTTTAACGCTAAGAGAAGAATGGGGAGATACAGATGAGAAGTATCCTGAGCTACAAGCACTGATTGATAAGCATTGGTGA
- a CDS encoding caspase family protein — protein sequence MARKLFALLVGIDEYPYASDLKGCVNDISNMEAYLKGREDLNSEILCLRNEEASKDNIVNGIQTHLGKAGPEDISLFYFAGHGVEEATEIKAFQQASNTKNLQTFLCYNSDPERSQEASYTCLADKEVRYLIQELNQKGSDIYFITDCCHSGESTRFSGVDRVRKFGSDAIKARDWKGFIFHDKLNIEDLQSKALPEVIPLPRIVHMSACRNVEVAWEAKDKEGESGGLFSISLLRILKESGPNISIKSLQSQIRNYLRSWENKKQTPQFFINSEDSGKKHRGFLGAEIEPEPYQSQITYNPSEGWVIGMGSIHGIDTLARAVPCNIYVGEEKKEKLSTHLSKVFPAHSVIKVKNEWELNQDQSYPCEVKIEINPLPVFLDTHKEQAEKIIMEVKEEMKDILGSDYIEFVSEESAAKYSVRFSEKEYKICLPFDQKDLVLPTTIRQSVSANYLLFLLSRIANWEFVKQINNPKTNLQQGLDPKWQGKPIELLITSYDSLGNSQKLEEEGEEYIFNLNQGEGYDRFLDVQMTLYNRSSKDLYVSLTYLTRSFGISNMLGAQSILIPSGGNYHVGEGAIIGMSLQKFVYLDKWAGSQEHILLVASLDPFDLNDVEQNALPTPYESGHRKFKFKKAPDAQPNASWIAYTTNIFIVNPDHKKEIT from the coding sequence ATGGCCCGTAAACTCTTTGCTCTTTTAGTTGGGATTGATGAATATCCCTATGCCTCTGATCTGAAAGGATGTGTTAATGACATTAGCAATATGGAGGCTTATCTAAAAGGACGGGAAGATCTCAATTCCGAGATCCTTTGTCTGAGAAATGAAGAGGCAAGCAAAGACAATATTGTCAACGGTATCCAGACACATTTAGGAAAGGCAGGCCCAGAGGATATAAGTCTCTTTTATTTTGCCGGGCATGGAGTTGAGGAGGCTACAGAGATTAAAGCTTTTCAACAAGCAAGCAACACTAAAAATTTACAAACTTTCCTTTGCTATAATTCTGATCCGGAAAGGAGTCAGGAAGCTTCATATACTTGTTTGGCAGATAAAGAGGTGCGATACCTGATCCAGGAGCTTAATCAAAAAGGTTCAGACATTTACTTTATTACGGATTGTTGTCATTCCGGAGAAAGCACAAGATTTTCAGGAGTTGATCGTGTCAGGAAGTTCGGAAGTGATGCCATAAAAGCAAGAGATTGGAAAGGTTTTATTTTTCACGACAAGCTAAATATTGAGGACCTTCAGAGCAAAGCTTTACCAGAGGTAATTCCTCTCCCCAGAATTGTTCATATGTCAGCATGCAGGAATGTTGAAGTTGCCTGGGAAGCCAAAGACAAAGAAGGAGAAAGCGGTGGCCTATTTAGTATATCTCTTCTAAGAATTCTAAAAGAATCCGGCCCAAACATTAGTATCAAGTCTCTGCAATCACAGATCAGAAATTACTTGCGGTCATGGGAAAATAAAAAGCAAACCCCTCAGTTTTTCATTAATAGTGAAGATTCTGGCAAAAAACACAGAGGCTTTTTAGGGGCAGAGATAGAGCCAGAACCTTATCAAAGTCAAATTACCTATAATCCAAGTGAAGGCTGGGTGATTGGTATGGGATCTATTCACGGGATCGACACTTTAGCAAGAGCTGTGCCCTGCAATATTTACGTCGGAGAAGAAAAGAAAGAAAAACTTAGCACCCATTTGAGCAAAGTTTTCCCCGCACATTCTGTGATTAAGGTAAAAAATGAATGGGAACTTAATCAAGACCAATCCTATCCATGTGAGGTGAAAATTGAGATCAATCCCCTACCGGTCTTTCTTGACACCCATAAAGAGCAAGCTGAAAAGATAATAATGGAGGTCAAGGAAGAAATGAAAGATATCCTTGGTTCGGATTATATAGAATTTGTTAGCGAAGAATCGGCGGCAAAATACAGCGTCAGATTTTCGGAGAAAGAATACAAAATCTGTTTACCCTTCGACCAAAAAGATCTTGTACTTCCCACCACTATTAGACAATCCGTATCAGCCAATTATTTGCTCTTCTTATTAAGTAGAATAGCAAACTGGGAATTTGTAAAACAAATCAACAATCCAAAGACAAATTTACAGCAAGGTCTTGATCCTAAATGGCAAGGTAAACCTATAGAATTGCTTATTACCAGCTATGACTCTTTAGGAAATAGCCAGAAGTTAGAAGAGGAGGGAGAAGAGTATATATTTAATTTAAATCAGGGAGAAGGCTATGACCGATTTCTTGATGTGCAAATGACACTCTATAATAGAAGCTCTAAAGACTTATACGTAAGTCTTACCTATTTGACCAGATCATTCGGGATCTCAAATATGCTTGGTGCACAAAGTATATTAATCCCATCTGGAGGAAACTACCATGTTGGAGAAGGGGCCATAATTGGCATGTCATTGCAGAAGTTTGTTTATCTGGATAAATGGGCCGGTAGCCAGGAGCATATCCTCCTGGTGGCATCCCTGGATCCTTTTGACTTGAATGATGTAGAGCAGAACGCACTTCCTACTCCGTATGAGTCCGGGCACAGAAAGTTTAAATTTAAAAAAGCTCCAGATGCCCAACCCAATGCTTCCTGGATTGCCTACACAACAAACATTTTCATCGTCAATCCAGACCACAAAAAAGAAATAACCTAA
- a CDS encoding response regulator transcription factor, with the protein MTNTVQNLGIMIVDDHKILAESLSRLINERENMDVKAISTSGRDALKYLRESSQDIDLVIMDLRMEEADTEEPAGLTTARRILKEIYMKGVNEIKILIMTQLVDGYLIDLAHKMGVHGYLAKDADSHILFEAIEGICIGKRRYFRGEIAEAWDQFSYEHTGIIEIPKLTPTEKEILQLISEGLTTKEIADKRGKGEDGVEAHRRNIMRKLNARNAPHMIALAYQYNMI; encoded by the coding sequence ATGACCAACACAGTACAAAACTTAGGGATCATGATTGTAGATGATCATAAGATCCTGGCAGAGTCTCTGAGTAGACTAATAAATGAACGCGAAAATATGGATGTCAAAGCGATCTCAACCAGCGGAAGAGATGCCTTGAAATACCTGAGAGAAAGCAGTCAGGATATAGACCTTGTTATCATGGACCTTCGCATGGAGGAGGCGGATACGGAAGAACCAGCCGGCCTTACTACGGCCCGGAGGATTCTGAAAGAAATATATATGAAAGGGGTGAACGAAATAAAAATTCTGATCATGACCCAATTGGTAGATGGATATCTGATCGACCTGGCTCATAAAATGGGGGTTCATGGGTATTTGGCTAAAGATGCGGATTCTCATATCCTTTTTGAAGCGATTGAAGGTATCTGTATTGGAAAACGCAGATATTTCCGGGGGGAAATAGCCGAAGCATGGGATCAGTTTTCCTATGAGCATACAGGTATTATTGAAATCCCCAAGCTTACTCCTACCGAAAAAGAGATACTTCAATTGATTTCAGAAGGACTAACTACCAAAGAAATTGCGGATAAAAGAGGTAAGGGTGAAGATGGTGTTGAAGCCCATCGTAGAAACATCATGCGCAAACTCAATGCTCGTAATGCACCTCATATGATTGCCTTAGCTTACCAGTACAACATGATATAG
- a CDS encoding tetratricopeptide repeat protein — MKKHFFILGFFLSFFLQSAWTQTTAQTERIDALNRKAFDMVEEKPDSAVLLAKEVLAESDLISYPKGKALALTRLAIVSRNQGRLDSAIHFFEKSLEIRKASGLSKSGIAGIYTRIGNTYKDKNLYARAIIHLTDALKIRKEIEVNQWIYEAHIDLGIAYKNLALRKQSVFNLDSAKRDFQESIFHYQESMDRSKLENPKRYADASMMISSVYRALGEYDQAISAINEAEKINLAQLENSSASDSTKYLRELADIYTRKGLIYSESGKVHEATDYHLKAIELNQIAFDSLNSFIAFINMGDNAIDREDFQAALANFKKAEKLKSAANSDKRQLLNLYDNLILAYEALGKNSEANFYLKERTQLNTVIYLETNKAQLEDDNEMYKLESTVQEKLLENKYQKRLSLGILIGGVLISALLSMILYNSYQKQKYQAIIIENQEANHMQHLLSQLEEAEQQILADQSAKQQMLLTSIGKELHDSIGSMLSAAKRELENLRNNLVEIPNKAESQFEHSYGMIDKAIRDLRKISKSPDKLSLEEQLIPSLRELCKNINRIENSPNIELNTYRLEGVKLPAKHELHIFRIIQEAITNIIKHAQATDIQLQLDWADRILSITVEDNGKGFDPKKIQHGVGLDSMRSRTEELNGTFTLDTAPGRGSTLFMEISIPG, encoded by the coding sequence ATGAAAAAACATTTCTTCATATTAGGCTTTTTTCTGAGTTTCTTTTTGCAAAGTGCTTGGACACAAACTACAGCGCAAACAGAAAGAATAGATGCGCTCAATAGAAAGGCATTCGATATGGTGGAAGAAAAACCTGACTCTGCCGTACTTCTTGCAAAGGAAGTACTGGCAGAGTCAGACCTTATTTCATACCCGAAAGGTAAAGCCCTTGCCCTCACTCGTTTGGCCATAGTATCCAGAAATCAGGGAAGACTCGATTCAGCCATCCATTTTTTTGAAAAAAGCCTTGAAATTCGAAAAGCTTCAGGACTGTCAAAAAGTGGCATTGCCGGAATTTACACGCGTATTGGAAACACCTATAAAGACAAGAATTTGTATGCCCGTGCGATCATTCATTTAACTGATGCACTAAAAATCCGCAAAGAAATAGAGGTAAATCAATGGATTTATGAAGCTCATATCGATTTGGGAATTGCCTATAAAAACCTTGCCTTGAGGAAACAAAGTGTTTTCAATCTTGATTCGGCGAAACGTGATTTCCAAGAATCTATTTTCCACTATCAAGAATCCATGGACCGGAGCAAATTAGAAAATCCCAAGCGATATGCCGATGCGTCCATGATGATCTCCTCAGTCTATAGGGCCCTGGGAGAATACGATCAAGCAATTTCCGCCATTAATGAAGCTGAAAAAATTAATTTGGCCCAGCTTGAAAATTCTAGTGCCAGCGATTCGACAAAATATTTACGGGAGCTGGCAGATATTTATACCCGAAAAGGCTTGATATATTCAGAGTCAGGGAAAGTTCATGAAGCCACTGATTATCACCTAAAAGCTATTGAGTTAAATCAAATAGCTTTTGATTCATTAAACTCCTTTATCGCCTTTATCAATATGGGAGATAATGCAATTGACCGAGAAGACTTTCAGGCAGCATTGGCAAATTTCAAAAAAGCAGAAAAATTAAAATCCGCAGCCAATTCAGATAAACGCCAACTTCTCAACCTCTATGACAACCTGATCTTAGCTTATGAGGCATTGGGTAAAAATTCGGAAGCCAATTTCTACCTGAAAGAAAGGACCCAACTCAATACGGTAATTTATCTGGAAACCAATAAAGCCCAATTGGAAGATGATAATGAGATGTACAAATTGGAATCTACCGTTCAAGAGAAACTACTTGAAAACAAATACCAAAAAAGACTCTCCCTCGGAATCCTTATTGGAGGAGTCCTGATTAGTGCTCTGCTTTCAATGATTCTCTACAATTCCTATCAAAAACAAAAATATCAGGCGATCATCATTGAAAACCAGGAAGCCAATCACATGCAACACCTCCTTTCTCAATTGGAAGAGGCAGAACAACAAATCCTCGCAGATCAAAGTGCCAAACAACAGATGCTCCTGACTTCCATCGGTAAGGAACTGCATGACAGCATTGGTTCTATGTTGTCTGCAGCCAAACGAGAATTGGAAAACCTCAGAAATAACCTAGTAGAAATTCCCAATAAGGCAGAGAGTCAATTTGAGCATTCGTATGGGATGATCGACAAAGCCATACGCGACCTGCGAAAGATCTCTAAATCTCCAGATAAACTTTCCCTCGAAGAACAACTCATCCCTTCTTTGCGAGAACTCTGCAAAAACATCAATCGCATCGAAAACTCACCCAACATAGAACTCAATACCTATCGGCTTGAAGGTGTCAAACTTCCAGCAAAACATGAACTTCATATTTTCCGCATTATCCAGGAAGCTATCACCAATATCATCAAGCATGCGCAGGCGACGGACATCCAATTGCAATTGGACTGGGCTGATCGTATCCTCAGCATAACCGTCGAGGACAATGGTAAAGGTTTCGATCCCAAAAAGATACAGCACGGAGTTGGCCTCGACTCAATGCGCTCAAGGACAGAAGAACTCAATGGAACCTTTACCCTGGATACTGCACCGGGAAGAGGTAGCACCTTATTTATGGAAATTTCAATCCCAGGCTAA
- a CDS encoding SMP-30/gluconolactonase/LRE family protein, whose translation MRYYFYFFCLLPLFSCQKATTESPKEIEKELFQASDLTADSLFTSGIEGPATDKAGNIYIVNFNEQGTIGKVSPKGEAELFVRLPEGSTGNGIRINPEGNLWVADYTGHNVLEVDVSTKAISIHAHNDEMNQPNDLAIMKKGILFCSDPKWGDSTGQLWRVDTDGTLSLLEENMGTTNGVEVSPDEKTLYVNESIQLNVWAYDLSVEGEISNKRLFHKFEDHGMDGMRCDEQGNLYVTRYGKGTIAILNPQGELLREVQMKGKKTSNIAFGGPEGKTAYVTLQDRGSVESFETELAGREWSWRQK comes from the coding sequence ATGCGATACTACTTTTACTTTTTCTGCCTTCTCCCACTATTTTCTTGTCAGAAAGCGACTACAGAGAGTCCAAAAGAAATCGAGAAAGAGCTTTTTCAGGCTAGCGATCTTACCGCAGATAGCTTGTTTACCTCAGGAATAGAAGGGCCTGCAACGGACAAAGCCGGCAATATTTATATAGTAAATTTTAATGAACAAGGGACGATAGGAAAAGTCTCTCCAAAAGGAGAGGCAGAATTGTTTGTTCGCTTGCCAGAGGGAAGTACGGGAAACGGGATTAGAATAAATCCAGAGGGAAATCTTTGGGTCGCTGATTATACGGGACATAATGTTCTGGAAGTAGATGTCTCTACGAAAGCCATCAGCATCCATGCCCATAACGATGAGATGAATCAACCCAATGATCTCGCCATCATGAAAAAAGGAATCCTTTTTTGCAGCGATCCCAAATGGGGGGATTCGACGGGTCAATTGTGGCGAGTAGATACAGATGGGACGCTAAGCTTGCTGGAAGAAAATATGGGTACCACCAATGGAGTTGAAGTGAGTCCTGATGAAAAAACACTATATGTGAATGAAAGCATCCAGCTAAATGTCTGGGCCTATGATCTTTCTGTAGAGGGGGAGATAAGCAATAAAAGACTCTTCCATAAATTTGAAGATCATGGTATGGACGGTATGCGCTGTGATGAACAGGGCAATCTATACGTGACGCGTTATGGCAAGGGAACGATTGCTATTCTAAATCCCCAGGGGGAATTGCTTCGGGAAGTACAGATGAAAGGAAAGAAAACCTCAAATATAGCTTTCGGAGGTCCGGAAGGGAAGACCGCCTATGTAACCCTGCAGGATAGAGGAAGTGTAGAAAGCTTTGAAACAGAGCTTGCGGGGCGTGAATGGTCTTGGAGGCAAAAATAA